Genomic DNA from Niabella ginsenosidivorans:
GAAATATGAAGAAGCCCTCAACAATGCATTGTATGAAGACCTTCATAAAAACAAAGAGGAGGTGTGGATAACTGAAACAGGAATGGTGCTCTCTGAAATTGCAACAGCTTTAAAAGAGCTAAAGAACTGGATGGAGCCCAGGAACGTGCCTACTAACCTGGCCAATCTTCCGGGTAAAAGTTTTCTTTACTATGAACCACTTGGCGTGGTGTTAATTATTGCGCCATGGAACTACCCGTTTCAGTTGCTCTTTATGCCGCTGGTAGGCGCCATTGCAGCCGGCAATTGTGTAGTGCTCAAGCCCAGCGAGCTGGCAAGTGCTACAGAAAAAGTGATGGGCAGGATCATTGAAGAGGCGTTTGATCCTGCTTATATCTTATACGCCCCGGGAGAAGGAGCTACAATGATCCCGGAACTGATGGACAACTTTCATTATGATCATGTTTTTTATACCGGCAGCACAGCAGTTGGAAAAATCATTTACCAGAAAGCCGCGGCCTCGTTAACCCCCGTAACATTAGAGCTCGGAGGCAAAAGTCCCTGTCTAGTAACCCCCAACGCATCCTTAAAAGTAGCTGCAAGGCGTATTATAAATATAAAGTTCTCTAATGCCGGTCAGATGTGCATTGCACCGGATTACGTTCTTGCGCACCGTTCTATAAAAAAAGAATTCATCCGGTTATTAAAAGAAACCATCACAAAATTTTATGGGGATCAGCCTATTGCCAGCTATGATTTTGGGCGCATCATTAATAAAAAACATTTTTTCCGGCTCAAAGCCCTTATGGCGGAGCAGGAAATTATTCATGGTGGGGAGCATAACGAAGAACAGTTATTTATTGCACCAACAATTATTGACGAGCCCTCTATGGATGCGCCGGTAATGAAAGAGGAAATATTTGGCCCCCTGCTGCCCGTCATCGGTTACGAAACGGATGAGGAAATAACCAGCTGTATCCGCCGGAACGAAAATCCGCTGGCCTTTTACATTTTTACCGGTAATAAAAAGGAAGCAGAACGCTGGCTCCGGGAAATTCCATTTGGAGGAGGTTGCGTAAACAATGCGGCCACACATTACCTGAACAAGCACCTCCCTTTTGGGGGCAGGGGCAACAGCGGTACAGGCCATTACCATGGTAAATTTTCTTTTGAAACCTTTAGCCATGTTAAAGGCATTTTAAAAACTACCACATGGCCCGACATTCCTTTAGCCTACCCTTCCTTAAAAGGTAAGCTGGGTACTTTTAAAAAAATAATCTGACAGAGGGACAGGTTTAAGGGAAAACAGCGAATCTCCATTTTAATAGCGGCAGCAGGCCCGGCTTTATAAAAGCATATTCCATACATAATAAAAAAGTGAAGCGTTGCTGCTTCACATAATACAAGTAAGAAACCGGGGAGCGCTCTGATAGCTATTCCTGTGTTTCATCAGTAATTTCAGCGCCTGGTGCATTCTTTTTCACTGATTCAATACCATTTTCTCTGGCAGCTTCTGATTCGTACAGCTCACTTTTACCGATCACCT
This window encodes:
- a CDS encoding aldehyde dehydrogenase, encoding MTGLTHHLNAMRSFFNTGVTRSADFRKQQLLQLKESILKYEEALNNALYEDLHKNKEEVWITETGMVLSEIATALKELKNWMEPRNVPTNLANLPGKSFLYYEPLGVVLIIAPWNYPFQLLFMPLVGAIAAGNCVVLKPSELASATEKVMGRIIEEAFDPAYILYAPGEGATMIPELMDNFHYDHVFYTGSTAVGKIIYQKAAASLTPVTLELGGKSPCLVTPNASLKVAARRIINIKFSNAGQMCIAPDYVLAHRSIKKEFIRLLKETITKFYGDQPIASYDFGRIINKKHFFRLKALMAEQEIIHGGEHNEEQLFIAPTIIDEPSMDAPVMKEEIFGPLLPVIGYETDEEITSCIRRNENPLAFYIFTGNKKEAERWLREIPFGGGCVNNAATHYLNKHLPFGGRGNSGTGHYHGKFSFETFSHVKGILKTTTWPDIPLAYPSLKGKLGTFKKII